One Dioscorea cayenensis subsp. rotundata cultivar TDr96_F1 unplaced genomic scaffold, TDr96_F1_v2_PseudoChromosome.rev07_lg8_w22 25.fasta BLBR01000375.1, whole genome shotgun sequence DNA segment encodes these proteins:
- the LOC120254192 gene encoding soluble inorganic pyrophosphatase has translation MSEENENAVVEKRRVPKLNERILSSLSRRSVAAHPWHDLEIGPGAPAVFNVVVEITKGSKVKYELDKKTGLIKVDRILYSSVVYPHNYGFIPRTLCEDNDPMDVLVLMQEPVLPGCFLRARAIGLMPMIDQGEKDDKIIAVCADDPEFRHYNNLSELSPHRLAEIRRFFEDYKKNENKEVAVNEFLPAETAVNAIQYSMDLYAQYILQTLRR, from the exons ATGAGTGAAGAGAATGAGAATGCTGTAGTTGAGAAACGTCGAGTTCCTAAGCTTAATGAAAGGATTCTCTCATCCTTGTCTAGGAGATCAGTTGCTGCTCATCCTTGGCATGATCTAGAAATTG GCCCAGGTGCTCCTGCAGTATTTAATGTT gttgtggaaattaccaaagGAAGCAAAGTCAAGTATGAGCTTGATAAGAAAACAGGACTAATAAAG GTTGATAGGATTTTATACTCCTCTGTTGTTTATCCTCACAATTATGGTTTTATTCCTCGCACTCTTTGTGAAGACAATGATCCAATGGATGTCTTGGTTCTTATGCAG GAACCAGTTCTGCCAGGTTGTTTTCTCCGAGCTAGAGCCATTGGGCTAATGCCCATGATTGATCAG GGAGAAAAAGATGATAAAATCATAGCAGTATGTGCTGATGATCCTGAGTTTCGTCACTACAATAACCTGAGTGAACTCTCGCCTCATCGCCTTGCTGAAATACGGCGCTTCTTTGAAGACT ATAAGAAGAATGAGAACAAAGAGGTTGCTGTAAATGAGTTCTTGCCTGCAGAAACTGCTGTTAATGCCATACAGTACTCAAT GGATCTTTATGCTCAGTATATATTGCAGACCTTGAGAAGATAA
- the LOC120254191 gene encoding fructose-1,6-bisphosphatase, cytosolic, translating into MDHAADAHRTDLMTITRYVLNEQSRHPESRGDFSILLSHIVLGCKFVCSAVNKAGLAKLIGLAGETNIQGEEQKKLDVLSNEVFVKALVSSGRTCILVSEEDEEATFVDPTLRGRYCVVFDPLDGSSNIDCGVSIGTIFGIYMAQDKDKASLDDVLQPGKNMLAAGYCMYGSSCAFVLSTGNGVNGFTLDPSLGEFILTHPDIKIPKKGKIYSVNEGNAKNWDGPTEKYVEKCKFPKDGSPSKSLRYVGSMVADVHRTLLYGGIFLYPADKKSPNGKLRVLYEVFPMSFLMEQAGGQAFTGKERALDLVPSKIHERSPIFLGSYDDVEEIKALYADEIKA; encoded by the exons ATGGATCATGCGGCCGATGCTCACCGTACTGATCTGATGACCATCACGAGGTACGTCCTCAACGAGCAATCTCGCCACCCTGAGTCCCGCGGCGACTTCTCCATCCTCCTCAGCCACATCGTCCTCGGTTGCAAGTTTGTTTGCTCCGCTGTTAATAAG GCTGGGCTCGCGAAGCTCATAGGGCTTGCAGGGGAGACAAATATCCAG GGAGAAGAGCAGAAGAAGCTGGATGTGCTCTCCAATGAGGTCTTCGTCAAGGCTTTGGTTAGCAGTGGCCGGACT TGCATTCTTGTGTCTGAAGAGGATGAGGAGGCAACTTTTGTGGATCCAACTCTGCGTGGAAG GTACTGTGTTGTTTTTGATCCTCTTGATGGTTCTTCTAACATCGATTGTGGTGTTTCCATTGGAACG ATATTCGGCATTTACATGGCACAAGATAAAGATAAGGCATCTCTTGATGACGTCCTGCAACCAGGAAAGAACATGTTAGCAGCTGGATATTGCATGTATGGGAGTTCCTGTGCG TTTGTATTGAGTACAGGCAATGGTGTTAACGGATTCACTCTCGATCCGTCTCTTGGGGAGTTCATACTGACTCACCCAGATATCAAA aTACCGAAGAAAGGAAAGATATATTCGGTTAATGAAGGGAATGCCAAAAACTGGGATGGACCTACAGAAAA GTATGTGGAGAAGTGTAAGTTCCCGAAAGATGGATCACCATCAAAGTCTTTGCGATATGTCGGAAG CATGGTTGCTGATGTTCATCGGACTCTGCTCTATGGAGGCATATTTTTGTATCCCGCAGACAAGAAGAGTCCAAATGGAAAACTACG TGTTCTGTATGAAGTGTTTCCAATGTCATTCTTAATGGAACAAGCTGGTGGACAGGCCTTCACAGGCAAGGAAAGG GCTCTGGATTTGGTACCTTCCAAGATCCATGAACGATCTCCGATATTTCTTGGCAGCTACGATGATGTTGAAGAAATCAAAGCACTCTATGCTGACGAAATCAAAGCATGA
- the LOC120254187 gene encoding uncharacterized protein LOC120254187, which translates to MHVAGDELAHQNWAEAVAAAVYVLNRSFTSAIEDCTPYEKLTREKLVVDHLSVFDCVAYMLIDSQPRGKFKANADRCVLLGYSFKSKLKSMKTAAQHPDRRGQYPLIELLLTQQVKKKETIGPESDTYCKRYRLLTNVNEECFFAFAASDPTNYATASKFKEWDQAMKEEIHFIIKNNTWELTTLPKRKQAVCLKWVFKSKYNADGTLNKRKARLVAKGYSQVKGVDFTEVYSPVARLETIRIILALGAQQG; encoded by the exons ATGCATGTTGCTGGAGATGAACTAGCCCACCAAAACTGGGCCGAAGCTGTGGCTGCTGCCGTTTATGTGCTGAATCGGAGTTTCACCAGTGCAATAGAAGATTGCACTCCATATGAGAAGCTTACTAGAGAAAAACTGGTTGTAGACCACCTTAGTGTCTTTGACTGTGTGGCATACATGCTCATAGACTCTCAACCTCGGGGAAAGTTTAAAGCAAATGCAGATCGGTGCGTGCTTCTAGGCTACAGCTTTAAGTCCAAG TTGAAGTCAATGAAGACAGCAGCACAGCATCCTGACAGAAGGGGTCAATACCCACTAATTGAACTATTGCTAACTCAGCAAGTGAAGAAAAAGGAGACAATAGGACCTGAAAGCGACACTTATTGTAAGAGGTACAGGTTGTTAACTAATGTGAATGAAGAGTGTTTTTTTGCATTTGCAGCTAGTGATCCTACCAACTATGCGACGGCAAGCAAATTCAAGGAGTGGGATCAAGCCATGAAAGAAGAAATTCATTTCATTATAAAGAATAATACTTGGGAGCTCACCACTCTACCCAAACGAAAGCAAGCTGTTTGCCTCAAGTGGGTCttcaaatccaaatataatgcaGATGGGACCCTGAACAAGAGAAAGGCTAGACTTGTAGCCAAAGGATACTCTCAAGTAAAGGGGGTGGACTTCACAGAGGTATACTCTCCTGTTGCTAGATTGGAGACCATAAGAATTATTCTGGCTTTGGGAGCACAACAAGGATAG
- the LOC120254186 gene encoding uncharacterized protein LOC120254186 → MIQIKYQGDEKIATVNLYGLKTDFDEVKTKNREKVQEYISRVLDIVYKIRVLGETLVEQEVVFKIMRTLTPYCCYVVSSILKGNDIKTLTVEKLSGSLKSHEAILALSTTDEKVKALQAEATPSWAGENSNSGGRGKGRASFRGHFKGRGQGRSTDRAYLQCHICKKYGNVKAQCWYRESDTNVTEKEPVVEEQKQFMASGGGCVEVSWVWLINSGCSNHMSGIREHFHDLDENIQQVVRLGDGKTIKVEGVGTVKFQTNNGKIKYLKEVQFVPQLAHNLLSVGQLILTGYTVTLLNKECTIFDQEGDTVLVKVPMGTHRLFSLEVEDIGAAHVTRQQSSSTSLWHK, encoded by the coding sequence ATGATACAAATTAAGTATCAAGGTGATGAAAAGATAGCTACGGTGAATCTTTATGGCTTAAAGACAGATTTTGATGAGGTAAAGACGAAGAATAGGGAGAAAGTTCAAGAATACATCAGCCGTGTTCTTGATATCGTATACAAAATCAGGGTTCTTGGAGAAACTCTGGTTGAACAAGAGGTTGTTTTCAAAATCATGAGAACCCTCACCCCATACTGTTGCTATGTGGTATCATCCATCCTGAAAGGGAATGATATCAAAACACTAACAGTGGAGAAACTGAGTGGGTCCTTGAAGAGCCATGAAGCTATTCTTGCATTATCAACAACTGATGAAAAAGTTAAAGCCCTGCAGGCTGAAGCTACACCATCCTGGGCCGGTGAAAATAGCAACTCAGGAGGACGAGGCAAAGGGAGAGCTTCCTTCAGAGGTCACTTCAAAGGAAGAGGACAAGGTAGAAGTACTGATCGAGCCTATCTTCAGTGTCACATATGCAAGAAATATGGGAATGTGAAGGCACAATGTTGGTATAGAGAGAGTGACACCAACGTGACTGAGAAGGAACCGGTTGTTGAAGAGCAAAAGCAGTTCATGGCCAGTGGAGGAGGATGTGTTGAAGTATCGTGGGTGTGGCTCATCAACAGTGGGTGCTCCAATCATATGAGTGGCATAAGAGAGCATTTCCATGATCTTGATGAGAATATTCAGCAAGTGGTGAGGCTTGGAGATGGGAAGACCATCAAGGTTGAAGGTGTTGGAACTGTTAAGTTTCAAACAAACAATGGGAAAATAAAGTACTTAAAAGAAGTTCAATTTGTCCCACAATTAGCCCACAATTTGCTTAGTGTGGGTCAACTCATTCTCACGGGCTACACTGTAACCTTGTTAAACAAGGAGTGCACCATTTTTGATCAAGAGGGAGACACTGTGCTCGTTAAAGTTCCTATGGGTACTCATAGGCTTTTCTCCCTTGAAGTTGAAGACATAGGTGCAGCACATGTTACAAGACAACAGTCATCATCCACTTCATTATGGCACAAATGA